One Cedecea neteri DNA segment encodes these proteins:
- a CDS encoding ABC transporter substrate-binding protein — protein MNMKKRCLTLLSAAMLSVVSSAWAADAGQKVIIGSADFPENQLLATIYAGALEAQNIPVEKKLNIGSREVYIPALLDGSINVIPEYSGALLSYLDANNKAHSSDEVATALAAKLPAKVKMLNTSVAQNSDVIAVTKKTADKYNLKTIEDLKPHAAELILGGPAEWKTRHEGVPGLKEVYGLNFKSFKVLDVAGPLTLTALKNNQIQAADLTSTTPEIQKDHLVALADPKNLFAAQNIVPIVATTTLNPTIEGTLNKVSAQLTTADLIAMNGQLAEFASIDDVAHQWLVKHGLSK, from the coding sequence ATGAATATGAAGAAACGTTGTTTGACGCTGTTGAGTGCCGCGATGCTGTCCGTTGTTTCCTCCGCGTGGGCGGCAGATGCGGGGCAGAAGGTGATTATTGGCTCGGCTGATTTCCCTGAAAACCAGCTGCTGGCGACGATTTACGCCGGTGCGCTGGAAGCGCAAAACATCCCGGTGGAGAAGAAGCTCAACATCGGCAGCCGCGAAGTTTATATTCCGGCCCTGCTGGACGGCTCGATTAACGTTATCCCGGAGTACAGCGGCGCGCTGCTGAGCTACCTGGATGCCAATAATAAAGCGCACAGCTCTGACGAAGTGGCGACCGCGCTGGCGGCGAAGCTGCCGGCCAAAGTGAAAATGCTGAATACCTCCGTGGCGCAAAACAGCGACGTTATCGCCGTCACCAAAAAAACGGCGGATAAGTACAACCTCAAAACCATTGAAGATCTGAAGCCTCACGCGGCAGAACTTATTCTGGGCGGCCCGGCTGAATGGAAAACGCGTCACGAAGGCGTGCCTGGCCTGAAAGAAGTGTATGGCCTGAACTTCAAGAGCTTCAAAGTGCTGGACGTCGCGGGCCCGCTGACGCTGACCGCACTGAAGAATAATCAAATTCAGGCGGCGGATTTAACCTCCACCACGCCGGAAATCCAGAAAGACCATCTGGTGGCGCTGGCCGATCCGAAAAACCTGTTTGCGGCGCAAAACATCGTCCCGATTGTGGCCACCACCACGCTGAATCCGACGATTGAAGGCACGCTGAATAAAGTCTCGGCTCAGCTAACCACCGCTGATCTGATTGCCATGAACGGGCAGCTTGCTGAATTTGCCAGCATTGATGACGTGGCGCATCAGTGGCTGGTTAAACATGGTCTGAGCAAGTAA
- a CDS encoding ABC transporter permease, protein MRFDWLWAQSDKIFHLLLWHLYLSVTPILIGLLLAIPAGWLVSSMPRVKGVILNLFGLLYTIPSLALFVLLPPLLGTQILDPINVVVALTIYSFALLVRTVCDGLDSVPTDTRQSAFALGYKPVHQFFQVDLPLAVPVIGSGMRVAVVSNVSIVSVAALIGAPQLGSLFTQGFQLQFLTPIIAGIVLCIVLAFVLDCVVVAVTRSLSRWQPTRG, encoded by the coding sequence ATGAGATTTGACTGGCTGTGGGCGCAGAGCGACAAAATTTTCCATTTGCTGCTGTGGCATCTCTACCTTTCGGTGACGCCGATCCTGATTGGCCTGCTGCTGGCGATTCCGGCTGGCTGGCTGGTGAGCAGCATGCCGCGCGTAAAGGGCGTCATTCTTAACCTGTTCGGGCTGCTCTATACCATCCCGTCCCTGGCGCTGTTTGTGCTGCTGCCCCCGCTGCTCGGCACACAAATCCTTGACCCGATCAACGTGGTGGTGGCGCTGACGATTTATAGCTTTGCGCTGCTGGTCAGAACCGTGTGCGACGGCCTGGATTCAGTGCCCACCGACACCCGGCAGTCCGCTTTTGCCCTCGGCTACAAGCCGGTGCACCAGTTTTTCCAGGTTGATTTGCCGCTGGCGGTACCGGTGATTGGCTCGGGGATGCGGGTTGCCGTGGTCTCTAACGTCAGCATTGTTTCAGTCGCTGCACTGATCGGCGCTCCGCAGCTCGGGTCGCTGTTTACTCAGGGGTTTCAGCTGCAGTTTCTGACGCCAATTATTGCCGGCATCGTGCTGTGTATCGTGCTGGCTTTCGTGCTCGACTGCGTGGTCGTGGCCGTCACCCGCTCATTAAGCCGCTGGCAGCCAACAAGGGGATAA
- a CDS encoding ABC transporter ATP-binding protein, translating into MITFNNVTKFYDDGTVVVDGLNLTAPGGKITVLVGPSGCGKTTSLRMINRLIEPSSGEILLNGESTSAMDVVQLRRRIGYVIQNAGLFPHRNIIDNIATTAILNGMPKTKARARAGELLEVVGLAPQLAKRYPWQLSGGQQQRVGVARALAADPEFMLMDEPFSAVDPVVRDQLQEEFLRIQKEVSKTIIMVTHDIDEAMKLGDLVAVLKPGGKLGQMASPGELLNAPQSDFVADFIGRDRGYRKLSFYNSGPLASMQTEPTAEVGTPIDMARNIAVQRWLLVTREGKACGWFDTHQQVEAVVPEHINLGATFFPQTGTLRQMLDSALSSPCHRAVVIGERAEVLGTLGLDHVLDACKSMAREAV; encoded by the coding sequence ATGATTACTTTCAACAATGTGACCAAGTTTTATGACGACGGCACGGTCGTGGTGGATGGACTGAATCTCACCGCACCCGGCGGCAAGATCACCGTACTGGTAGGCCCTTCCGGTTGTGGGAAAACAACGTCACTGCGCATGATTAATCGGCTGATTGAGCCGTCCTCCGGCGAAATCCTGCTTAACGGCGAATCTACCTCCGCCATGGACGTGGTGCAGCTGCGCCGCCGCATTGGCTACGTTATTCAGAATGCAGGTCTGTTCCCGCACCGAAACATCATCGACAACATTGCCACCACCGCGATCCTCAACGGCATGCCTAAGACCAAAGCCCGCGCGAGAGCAGGGGAACTGCTGGAAGTTGTCGGCCTGGCCCCGCAGCTGGCGAAACGCTATCCGTGGCAGCTTTCCGGTGGCCAGCAGCAGCGTGTCGGGGTTGCCCGAGCGCTGGCCGCTGACCCGGAGTTCATGCTGATGGATGAGCCTTTTAGCGCTGTGGATCCGGTGGTGCGTGACCAACTGCAGGAAGAGTTTCTCCGCATTCAAAAGGAAGTAAGCAAAACCATCATTATGGTGACTCACGACATCGATGAAGCCATGAAGCTGGGCGATCTGGTCGCGGTTTTGAAGCCTGGCGGTAAGCTGGGGCAGATGGCTTCCCCGGGTGAACTGCTTAACGCCCCGCAGAGTGATTTTGTTGCCGACTTTATTGGCCGCGACCGCGGCTATCGCAAGCTGAGTTTCTACAATTCCGGCCCGCTGGCTTCAATGCAGACGGAGCCGACCGCTGAAGTAGGCACGCCTATTGATATGGCGCGCAACATTGCGGTGCAGCGCTGGCTGCTGGTGACCCGCGAAGGCAAAGCCTGCGGCTGGTTTGATACGCACCAGCAGGTTGAGGCCGTGGTGCCGGAGCACATTAATCTGGGCGCAACCTTCTTCCCGCAAACCGGCACGCTGCGCCAGATGCTTGACTCCGCGCTCAGCTCGCCGTGCCACCGGGCGGTGGTGATTGGTGAGCGTGCAGAAGTGCTGGGGACGCTGGGGCTGGATCACGTCCTGGATGCCTGCAAGTCGATGGCGCGGGAGGCGGTATGA
- a CDS encoding HAL/PAL/TAL family ammonia-lyase — translation MTRQTGSTARSHETVTLGRAQTTINELVHIADGAPVELAPEALANMDHVSGYIRRAIDEGQVIYGLTTGVGDLVTERLSVDQIASVQLNMLRSHACGMGPDLSVREVRAMMAVMLKSLLQGYSGVSAELAKRMAEMLNRQVTPWSPASGSVGYLIATAHIGLSLFGEGQCWYQGELLPSSEALAKAGIAPRVPGPREGHALISGTYEITGLACLAVHDFERLLPVADMAGGMCLEALKGNTRGYDARLHALRPHDGQQKTAAILRRLLSGSEIFARYRDHRVQDALSLRCIPQIHGAVRDQLAHCRQIVTIELNSVTDNPVFLIENDALAILPGGNGHGAPLALALDSLAVAIAQVSTASQARSDRITNVHLSGLPAFLVGRSGANSGMMIPPYVAAALAGDNRSLAAPSSVHTVTTCAGQEDHISMGVSSARKAMQAVSNAVDIVAIELLCASQALEFHRPLRASVGAELTLSMVRARVPFRETDTALYPDMHSVRGLIADGELSQRLLALVEESEHE, via the coding sequence ATGACAAGACAAACTGGCTCCACCGCTCGTTCTCATGAAACCGTCACTTTAGGTAGGGCGCAAACCACCATTAACGAACTGGTGCACATTGCCGACGGGGCGCCGGTCGAACTGGCCCCTGAAGCCCTGGCGAATATGGACCACGTCAGCGGGTATATTCGACGAGCAATAGATGAAGGGCAGGTGATCTACGGCCTGACCACCGGGGTAGGAGACCTGGTCACGGAGCGCCTTTCTGTCGACCAGATAGCCAGCGTGCAGCTCAATATGCTGCGCAGCCACGCCTGCGGGATGGGGCCAGATTTGTCCGTGCGTGAAGTGCGCGCCATGATGGCGGTCATGCTGAAGTCGCTGCTGCAGGGGTATAGCGGCGTTAGCGCCGAGCTGGCGAAACGCATGGCCGAAATGCTTAATCGGCAGGTTACGCCGTGGTCACCGGCCAGCGGCTCGGTCGGCTATTTAATTGCGACGGCGCATATCGGGCTGTCTCTGTTTGGCGAGGGGCAGTGCTGGTATCAGGGAGAGCTTCTGCCGTCCTCCGAAGCCTTGGCAAAAGCGGGGATTGCCCCCCGAGTGCCAGGCCCGCGCGAAGGCCATGCGCTGATCAGCGGCACCTATGAAATCACCGGCCTGGCGTGCCTTGCCGTGCATGATTTTGAGCGACTACTGCCGGTGGCTGATATGGCCGGTGGTATGTGCCTTGAGGCGCTGAAGGGCAATACCCGTGGCTATGACGCCCGTCTGCATGCGCTCCGCCCACACGACGGGCAGCAAAAAACCGCCGCGATTCTTCGTCGTCTGTTGAGCGGCAGCGAGATCTTTGCCCGCTACCGCGACCATCGGGTGCAGGATGCGCTCAGCCTGCGCTGCATTCCGCAAATCCACGGCGCGGTGCGCGACCAGCTCGCCCATTGCCGCCAGATTGTGACTATTGAACTCAATTCGGTGACCGATAACCCGGTATTCCTTATCGAAAATGACGCACTGGCGATCCTGCCCGGCGGCAATGGGCACGGTGCGCCGCTGGCGCTGGCGCTGGATTCTCTGGCCGTCGCCATTGCCCAGGTCAGCACGGCGTCCCAGGCGCGATCGGATCGTATAACCAACGTGCATCTTAGTGGTCTGCCTGCGTTCCTGGTCGGCAGAAGCGGCGCGAATTCCGGGATGATGATCCCGCCTTATGTGGCCGCCGCGCTGGCGGGGGATAACCGCAGCCTGGCCGCGCCGTCGAGTGTGCATACCGTCACCACCTGTGCCGGGCAGGAAGACCATATCAGCATGGGCGTTTCTTCGGCACGCAAAGCCATGCAGGCGGTGAGCAATGCGGTGGATATTGTTGCCATCGAGCTGCTGTGTGCCAGTCAGGCGCTGGAGTTTCACCGCCCGCTTCGCGCCTCGGTTGGCGCAGAGTTAACGCTGAGCATGGTGCGCGCCCGCGTGCCGTTCCGTGAGACAGACACAGCGCTTTACCCGGATATGCATTCCGTGCGCGGTTTGATTGCTGACGGTGAGCTGAGCCAACGGCTGCTCGCCCTGGTTGAGGAATCCGAACATGAGTGA
- a CDS encoding ABC transporter permease codes for MSDWFFTLSHWYGDDGILPLLAQHIGYSAVALAIAIAIAFPVGCYTGHTGKGEALLIGTTNALRSLPSFGLIILLVILMAGYFESDMAFILPCIIVLVVLALPPIALGVHAGIRSVDPSVHDAAKGIGLTPFQVLTQVELPCATPLILSGIRSATLQIISTATIAAYVSLGGLGRLIIDGRAANDFAQMTAGAVLVAILALLVDVFFSLSVKYVVSHGISRRIKPQ; via the coding sequence ATGTCTGACTGGTTCTTTACGCTCAGCCACTGGTATGGCGATGACGGTATTCTCCCGCTGCTGGCGCAGCATATCGGCTACAGCGCGGTGGCGCTGGCGATAGCGATAGCCATCGCGTTTCCGGTGGGCTGCTACACCGGCCATACCGGCAAAGGAGAGGCGCTGCTGATTGGCACCACCAACGCGCTTCGTTCTCTGCCGTCGTTTGGCCTGATTATCCTGTTGGTTATTCTGATGGCGGGCTACTTCGAGTCCGACATGGCCTTTATTTTGCCGTGCATTATCGTGCTGGTGGTATTAGCCCTGCCGCCGATAGCGCTGGGCGTTCATGCGGGGATTCGCTCCGTTGACCCAAGCGTGCACGACGCCGCCAAAGGTATTGGCCTGACGCCGTTCCAGGTGCTGACTCAGGTGGAGTTGCCTTGCGCCACGCCGTTGATTCTGTCCGGCATTCGCAGCGCCACGCTGCAGATTATCTCGACCGCCACCATTGCGGCTTACGTCTCTCTTGGAGGCCTGGGGCGGTTGATTATCGATGGTCGCGCAGCGAACGATTTTGCCCAGATGACAGCTGGCGCGGTGCTGGTTGCCATTCTGGCGCTGCTCGTGGATGTGTTCTTTTCCCTTTCGGTGAAGTACGTGGTGTCCCACGGTATTTCCCGACGTATCAAACCCCAGTGA